The stretch of DNA GCGGTACGGAGCTGATCTTGGTGACCGCGTTGAAGGCTTAGAAGGCTTTTTGTCTGAATATGTTTCATCCGGCAGCAAAATTGCTCTTGAAAAATTGTATAAAGGAGCTCATGCCCTTGCCGGTTCAGCAAAAACTTTCGGGTTCGCCGATGTAAGCGTTGTCGCAAAGAAACTTGAATTGTCTGCCCGTGAGTCTGATGATGCAGAAATTTTATTCGTCAGATTATCTGAGCTTAAAAAACTGATTTCTTCCTGATTATTACAGGGTTTAATAATAACAAGAGGGTGCTGTTTTCATCCAGATTTAAGGGGTGAAGGCGGCTTCTATGCTGTTTTTATGGTTGCATAGTGTTCTCTTGATGGTTATAGGCACCAAACTATGAGTAAAGATCTTATTATCGTCGAGTCCCCAGCAAAGGTAAAAACCATCAGCAAGTTTCTTGGTAAAAATTATCAAGTGGCCGCATCAGTCGGTCACGTTCGAGATTTGCCGAAAAACAAGCTTGGTGTTGATGAGGGTGGTGATTTTACACCCCAGTATCAGATCATCCCCGGTAAAGAGGATGTAGTTAATAAACTGAAGAAAGCGGCAGCCACAGCTGACCACGTCTATCTGGCACCTGACCCCGACCGCGAGGGAGAGGCTATCGGATGGCATGTTGCGGCCATTCTTAAGGACGTAAATCAAAACATAAGCCGTATTCAGTTTAACGAAATTACAGCCCGCGCCGTTAAAGAAGCTCTTGAGCACCCGCTTCCGCTCAATGAGCAGCTCTTTGATTCTCAGCAGGCCCGCCGGATTCTTGACCGCCTTGTGGGTTATAAAATTTCTCCTATTTTATGGAAAAAAGTTAAGCGCGGTATCTCTGCCGGAAGGGTACAGTCCGTTGCGCTTAAGATTGTAGTAGAGCGCGAAAAAGAAAGACGTCTCTTTATACCTGAAGAATACTGGCTCTTTAAAGCTGAACTGGAAGGGAATAATCCTCCTCCGTTCAGCGCAGATCTTTGGAAGATAAAAGGTAAAAAGGCTGAAATAGGTTCTGCCGATGAAGCCGAAGCTCTTGAAAAATCTATTAAAGATGTTCCTTTCAAGATTACCGATCTTACTGAAAAAGAGCGCAAGCGTGATCCGCTTCCTCCGTTTATTACTTCCACCCTTCAGCAGGAAGCAAACCGCAGACTCGGATATTCCGCCAAGCGGACAATGACTCTTGCCCAAAGACTTTATGAAGGGGTTGAATTAGGCGATAAAGGAACAACCGCACTTATTACTTATATGCGTACTGACTCCGTCAGAATCGCCGATGAAGCCCGTGATGCGGCAAAAAAACTCATTCTTGAGAAATTCGGGAAGGAATTTTATCCTCCCAAAGCCAGAGTATTTAAGTCAAAGGGCAGTGCGCAGGATGCTCATGAAGCTGTCAGACCGGTTGATGCTACTATTCTGCCTGAAGACGTAAAAGCTTTTCTGCCGCCTGATCAGTATAAAGTTTATAAACTTATCTGGGATAGATTCATTGCTTCCCAGATGGCGCAGGCCCGTTTCTGGGATACGGTTGTGACCGTTGAATCCGGAGACACTCTCTGGCGTTCGAAAGGTGAGAGACTGCTCTTCCCCGGTTTCATGCGGGTAACAGGTAAAACCGGTGATGAAAAACTTATTGAGCTTCCAAAACTGGAAATCGGTGAGGATCTTAAGGTCAATAAGATAGACAAAGAACAGAAATTTACTCAGCCGCCGGCCCGTTACTCCGAAGCTTCGCTCGTGCGTGAGCTTGAAGAAAAAGGAATCGGCCGTCCTTCCACTTACGCTGCAATTATTTCTACAATTCAGGATCGCGAATACGTAATCATTGAAGATAAGAAGTTTGTTCCGACCGAGCTTGGCTTTGTTGTCAGTGATCAGCTTAGTGAACATTTCAAGGAACTTATGGATGTCGGTTTTACCGCAGCCATGGAAAAACAGCTTGATGATGTAGCTGAAGGGAAGGTCCAGTGGACTTCCTTAATGAAAAATTTTGCTGACGGATTTTACCCAACCCTTGAGGCTGCGCAGAAAGATATGAAGCGCGGCGGAGAAGATACCGGCATTGTATGTGATAAATGCGGGTCTTCCATGGTTATCAAGTTCGGGAAGACCGGAGAATTTTTAGGCTGTTCAAATTATCCAGACTGTAAAAGTATTGTTAATTTTGCCCGTGACGAAAAAGGCAAGATTATGATCCTTGAAGATCAGCCTGCCGAAGACACAGGGGTTACTTGCGAAAAATGCGGTTTGCCGATGGCGATCAAGCGTTCCAGCAGAGGTGAATTCCTCGGTTGTACCGGTTACCCTGACTGTCGCAATATTAAGAACTTTGCGCGGGATGACGAAGGTGTAATCAAGGTTGTTGAAACAGAAGAGTCGCAGGTTGTAGGCACATGCCCTGAATGTAAGGGTGATCTGATTATTAAGAGAGCCAGAACAGGAAGCCGCTTTATTGCCTGCAGTAATTATCCTGATTGTAAGTTTGCAAAACCATTCTCTACAGGGGTTAAATGCCCGAAAGAAGGGTGCGAGGGTGAACTTGTTGAAAAGAGTTCCCGCCGCGGTAAGATCTTTTTCTCCTGCGATCACTATCCTGATTGCGATTATGCTGTCTGGTACCCGCCTGTTGACGGCCCCTGTCCTAAGTGCGGACACCCTGTTCTTGTTAAAAAGACCACTAAAGCAAAAGGAACACACATTGCCTGCCCTGAAAAAGGATGCGGTTATACTCAAGAAGAAGAGTAGTGTGTATCTCACTGTTTTATGAATGTTTTTGCATAAGTCTAGAAAAAGTACAGATTTAATCTAGATTTATATATGTATTTAAAAGCCCTTTCCGAGCATGCTTGGGAAGGGCTTGATTGTTAAAAGTATGGTTATCGTCAGTATAAATAACTGACGATAACTGAGTTGGCGTGTACTGCTTTTTTCGTGTAGTGCTTTCAGTAGCGAAAAATTAAAAAATCAAACAAGATAATTTTCTTCCACAGTGTTAACAAAGACACGGATTGAAATAATAAATGAGGATTAATCAATGTCAGAATTCAAATTTGGGTTTGTAGCCCTTTTAGGTCCGCCGAATGCAGGCAAAAGTACTCTTATGAACCATTATCTGGGGCAGAAGGTGGCGATCGTCTCTCCAAAGCCTCAGACAACCCGTAACCGTATCAGCGGTATTTTAAGCGATGATGATTCGCAGGTTGTATTTTTGGATACCCCCGGTGTTCATAAATTGCGCGGCAAGATGAATCGCTTTCTGCTTGAGACCGCCTGGGATGCTCTTGCAAATTCAGATGTAATTGTCGTTTTGTTTGATGCAGCTTTTTTTGCATCGAAACCTCATCTCATGGAACAGGAGCTTTCTCCTCTGCTCAAACCTGTTAACGGCTCTGGTCGTCCTGTTTACGTTGCCGTAAATAAAATCGACAAAGTTAAAGATAAAGCTATGCTTTTGCCGGTCATGCAAAAGGCGCAGGAAATGTGGCCGGATGCTGAATTTTTCCCTATTTCCGCGCGCAAGGGTGACGGGGCGGATGTTCTGCTTGAAAAGATTAAAGCCGCACTTCCTGAAGGCGCACCCATGTTTCCTGAAGATCAGATCTCAACTGTTCCGATGCGCTTTATGGCTGCCGAAGTTATTCGTGAAAAGCTTTTCATGAGTCTTCAGCAGGAGCTGCCTTATTCTACTGCTGTTGAAATTGAGTTCTGGAATGAGGATCCTGAGAAGAATCTGGTTAATATCGGAGCCATTATCTACACGACCAAGAATAACCATAAGGGAATGATCATCGGTAAAGGCGGTCAAAACCTTAAGCAGATCGGCATCAAAGCCCGTACTGAAATAGAAGAAATGCTTGAACAGAAGGTTATGCTTGAACTTTGGGTAAAGGTCAGAGAAGGCTGGACCGAAGATGTCGGATTCCTCAGATCAATCGGTCTTGGAGAATAGCAAACAGCCTGTTTAGCTGGGTCGCAAGACGGGAAAGTTTTTTATTCGCCTAATGATTCTGTTTTCGATAGGTAAATTAAGAGCTTTCTTGTCCTTTTATTTTCTTTTTATTAAAGAAATATTTATTAACAACCGAAATCTAATATATACCGGTTCAATGCGGTTGGTAGTAAGCTAATGGAAAATAGGGAAAAAGAACTTTTAGAAAATATTGCTGCGGTCAACAAAGATATTGCTGACGCGGTTGAAAAGGCAGGAAGAAAGCCCGGATCTGTCACACTTATGGCCGTTTCCAAGCTCCATCCTGCTTCTGACATTGAAATCTTATTTCGGGCTGGTCAGAGATGTTTCGGCGAGTCTTACATGCAGGAATCTCTGGCAAAACAGGAAGAACTGGCTCATTTGGATATAGACTGGCATTACATAGGCGGTCTTCAATCCAAAAAAGCGAAGTATGTTTCTGGAAGGTTTTGCGCTATACATAGTGTTGATTCAATTAAGCTGGCAGAACTTTTGAACAAAAAAGCGTGTTCGCTTGGAGTTGTTCAAAATATTCTTATCCAGGTTAATACTGCCGGAGAAGAGCAGAAAAGCGGTGTTGCTGAAGAACAGGTCCCTGCCTTAATTGAACAGATTGCTTCGCTTGATAATTTGAAACTGACCGGACTCATGGCTCTTCCTCCGTTTTTTGGAGATCCTGAAGGTGCGCGTCCATATTTCGCAAGGTTACGCATGCTTTCCGAAGGCATGGAAAAGTTGTTCGGAATTAAGCTTCCTGAGTTATCAATGGGCATGACCGGGGATTTTAGAGTTGCAATTGAGGAAGGCTCTACAATGGTCAGAGTCGGGACAAGAATTTTTGGACAGAGATCGGGTTAAGCTCCCGGCTCACAACACACGGGTAGGCGGACTAAATGGATCTGGGTACCGTAATAGGAATAGTTCTTTCATTCGGGCTGGTACTTGCGGCTATTCTAGTCGGAAGTCCTTTGGCTATTTTTATTTCTGTTCCTTCTGTACTTATTGTTATCGGGGGGACAATCGGAGCTTCGCTTGTTAATTATCCGGCAGGGCACATTGTCGGTGTTATCGGAATTATTAAGAAAACATTTTTTTCAAGCCTCGAATCTCCTTCTGATATCATTGCTAAATTTATGGATTTTGCCAATCGCGCCCGTCGTGAAGGAATCCTTTCCCTCGAACCCGCACTTAAAAGTATTGAAGATGATTTTTTACGCAAAGGGCTGCAACTGACTGTTGACGGGCTTGAACCTCAGGTCATTCAGGATATTCTTGAAACTGAAATTCAGTATCTTGAAAACAGACACGAAACAGGGGCAGAAATCTTGAAGGTTTTTGCTGACTTTGCTCCGGCAATGGGAATGATCGGAACTGTTATCGGTCTGGTGCAGATGCTCCAAACTATGAGTGACCCCAGTTCCATCGGCCCTGCAATGGCCGTAGCTCTGCTCACCACGCTCTACGGAGCGATTCTGGCAAACCTTGTGTTTACTCCTATGTCCGGTAAGCTTAAAATCCGTAGTAAAGAGGAAGTTCTCTTGCGTGAAATGGTCATGGAAGGGATTATTTCAATTTCTAAAGGAGAAAATCCTAAAATAATTGAAGAAAAGCTCAACAGTTTTCTTCCTCCTAAAATTCGCAGAGTTGTAGATTAGTTTTTTTTCTGAACTTTGACCGGGGTCTCAATGGGTAGAGAGAAAAAACCTGTACCGCCTGATGGGCAGCCGCTCTGGCTTATAACATTCAGTGATCTTATGACGCTGATGCTTACTTTTTTTGTGCTTCTGGTAAGTATGTCTGTTGTTGATGAGCGGAGAAAGCTGGTAGTTCTCGGGTCGATTATCGGTACTTTCGGCTTCGGAACTCAGGGTTATGACGTTCTTTCCACAACTGATACACGCAGAACTGTTGAAGTGGGACCGCTTGAAGTAAAAAATGACCTTGAGCTGGTAAAGCCTCTGCTCTGGGAGTTTGCAGACGACGATTTGCGGTTTGAGTCTAACAGGTTTGTTCAGATTATTTCTATCGGCGGTGATGTTCTGTTCGCCCCGGACAGTTCCCAGCTTTCGGATAAAGGACTTAAGATTTTAGACACAATTATGCCGATTTTAAAGCGTGTGAAAAATCCTATTCTGCTTGCCGGGCATACTTC from Desulfovibrio gilichinskyi encodes:
- a CDS encoding YggS family pyridoxal phosphate-dependent enzyme codes for the protein MENREKELLENIAAVNKDIADAVEKAGRKPGSVTLMAVSKLHPASDIEILFRAGQRCFGESYMQESLAKQEELAHLDIDWHYIGGLQSKKAKYVSGRFCAIHSVDSIKLAELLNKKACSLGVVQNILIQVNTAGEEQKSGVAEEQVPALIEQIASLDNLKLTGLMALPPFFGDPEGARPYFARLRMLSEGMEKLFGIKLPELSMGMTGDFRVAIEEGSTMVRVGTRIFGQRSG
- a CDS encoding OmpA/MotB family protein, which gives rise to MGREKKPVPPDGQPLWLITFSDLMTLMLTFFVLLVSMSVVDERRKLVVLGSIIGTFGFGTQGYDVLSTTDTRRTVEVGPLEVKNDLELVKPLLWEFADDDLRFESNRFVQIISIGGDVLFAPDSSQLSDKGLKILDTIMPILKRVKNPILLAGHTSILRDELGEDYKVEDKDLIPDISWKISLNRVLAVYTHLVQSGMNPDMLKMEAFGKFNPRYPNDTPDGRLKNRRVDIVLDTRNPAIERELKEYQPKKSVKRDGNFDYDGFVFPIKDSVNPKQGKQ
- the era gene encoding GTPase Era encodes the protein MSEFKFGFVALLGPPNAGKSTLMNHYLGQKVAIVSPKPQTTRNRISGILSDDDSQVVFLDTPGVHKLRGKMNRFLLETAWDALANSDVIVVLFDAAFFASKPHLMEQELSPLLKPVNGSGRPVYVAVNKIDKVKDKAMLLPVMQKAQEMWPDAEFFPISARKGDGADVLLEKIKAALPEGAPMFPEDQISTVPMRFMAAEVIREKLFMSLQQELPYSTAVEIEFWNEDPEKNLVNIGAIIYTTKNNHKGMIIGKGGQNLKQIGIKARTEIEEMLEQKVMLELWVKVREGWTEDVGFLRSIGLGE
- a CDS encoding motility protein A, with the translated sequence MDLGTVIGIVLSFGLVLAAILVGSPLAIFISVPSVLIVIGGTIGASLVNYPAGHIVGVIGIIKKTFFSSLESPSDIIAKFMDFANRARREGILSLEPALKSIEDDFLRKGLQLTVDGLEPQVIQDILETEIQYLENRHETGAEILKVFADFAPAMGMIGTVIGLVQMLQTMSDPSSIGPAMAVALLTTLYGAILANLVFTPMSGKLKIRSKEEVLLREMVMEGIISISKGENPKIIEEKLNSFLPPKIRRVVD
- a CDS encoding Hpt domain-containing protein — translated: MNELEQKLAELNKRYGADLGDRVEGLEGFLSEYVSSGSKIALEKLYKGAHALAGSAKTFGFADVSVVAKKLELSARESDDAEILFVRLSELKKLISS
- the topA gene encoding type I DNA topoisomerase → MSKDLIIVESPAKVKTISKFLGKNYQVAASVGHVRDLPKNKLGVDEGGDFTPQYQIIPGKEDVVNKLKKAAATADHVYLAPDPDREGEAIGWHVAAILKDVNQNISRIQFNEITARAVKEALEHPLPLNEQLFDSQQARRILDRLVGYKISPILWKKVKRGISAGRVQSVALKIVVEREKERRLFIPEEYWLFKAELEGNNPPPFSADLWKIKGKKAEIGSADEAEALEKSIKDVPFKITDLTEKERKRDPLPPFITSTLQQEANRRLGYSAKRTMTLAQRLYEGVELGDKGTTALITYMRTDSVRIADEARDAAKKLILEKFGKEFYPPKARVFKSKGSAQDAHEAVRPVDATILPEDVKAFLPPDQYKVYKLIWDRFIASQMAQARFWDTVVTVESGDTLWRSKGERLLFPGFMRVTGKTGDEKLIELPKLEIGEDLKVNKIDKEQKFTQPPARYSEASLVRELEEKGIGRPSTYAAIISTIQDREYVIIEDKKFVPTELGFVVSDQLSEHFKELMDVGFTAAMEKQLDDVAEGKVQWTSLMKNFADGFYPTLEAAQKDMKRGGEDTGIVCDKCGSSMVIKFGKTGEFLGCSNYPDCKSIVNFARDEKGKIMILEDQPAEDTGVTCEKCGLPMAIKRSSRGEFLGCTGYPDCRNIKNFARDDEGVIKVVETEESQVVGTCPECKGDLIIKRARTGSRFIACSNYPDCKFAKPFSTGVKCPKEGCEGELVEKSSRRGKIFFSCDHYPDCDYAVWYPPVDGPCPKCGHPVLVKKTTKAKGTHIACPEKGCGYTQEEE